A segment of the Micromonospora sediminicola genome:
GGCGGTCCCTCGTGCGTGGCCCGCAACCCCTCCTGGAAGCGGTGCAGCGCCGGCCCGGCGTCCTCGGCCTGCCGGGCGCCGGCCGCCTCGGTGAGCCGGTCCGGCGCGTCGTAGTCCAGCCAGAGCACCGCCGCCGTCTCCGCGCCCGGCCCGATCGCGGCGCACCGCTGGAGCACCCGGGCGGCCCGCCTCAGCTCGGCCGGCGCGTCGGCGAGGTCCGAGGTCATGCCCGGCACGTAGGTCAGCACCGCGCCGGCCCGGTCCGGGTTGCCGAGCGCCACCACCGCCCGCCCGTCCCCGGCCGGGTCGAGACCCAACAGGTACGCCCGTGGCGCCCCGGGCGCGGCGAGCCGCTCGGCCAACCCGTCGAGCCCGCGCAGCGCCGCCTCCACCCCGGCCAGCCGGGCGCGGCGGGCCACCTCGAACGGCGCCGCCGGCAACGGGCGGGACAGCGCGATCCGACGGGCGAGCAGCTCCTCCCGCCGGTCGGCGAGCAGGAGCCGGTTGGCCTGGTCGCGGGCGGTCACGGGCACCCCGTCGAGCCGGCCCACCCGGCCCGGCTCCCGCCCGACCAGCCACCGCCGTTCGGCCGGGCTCAGGCCGGCCCACCAGCGGCTCACCTCGGCCGGCCCGGCGCCCGGCCCGGGCCGCCAGGCCGGTGGCACGCTCACCCAGCCGCGTGCCGCCGCCGTGGTCAGCTCGGCCAGCCGGCCGGCGGCCTCCCGGTCCGCCGCGCCGGCCAGGGTCAGCGCGTCCCGGATCCCGGCCCGTGCGCGCACCACCGCCGGGCCGGCCTGGTCGACGGGCCGGCCGGGAGGCGACCGGACGGCGCCGTGGCGGTCCACCAGCAGGCCGCCGCTCTCGGCCCGGGCCACCTCGGCGCCGAGCCGGGCCTTCGCGACGCCCAGCCGGGCGCCGAACTCGGCGAGCGCCTGGTCGGCCTCGACCAACGCCGGCAGCACGTCGGTGAGCGCCGTCCGCAGCTCTCCGATCCGCCGCTGCGCGGCCGTGGACGCCGCACCGGTCCAGCCCGGGCGGAGTTTCTCGACCCGGGCGGTCAGCCCGTCGGCCCGGCGGCGCACCGGGCCGGCGAGGCCACGCCAGGCCGCGCCGGCGGCGGGCCACGCGACCGGGTCGGCCCGCCAGAGCTGCGCGTAGCCGGCCGGTGCGTCCCGGTCCGGGGCGGAGGCCGGCGCGGGGCGCGAACGCGGGGCGCTCACCGGGAGATCCCGGCGAGGCGGTGGGCGGCCCGGTCGTCCACCGCGTCGTAGCCGTCGGCCCCGGCGCGCAACGCCTCGGCGGTGTCGGCGACCCGGGCCGCCAGCGTGCCCGACCAGCGCCGCACCGCCGCCTCCAGGTCGGCCAGCGCACCGCCCGACCGCCAGCCGTCCGCCGGTGCCACCAGCAGCGGTTCCGACGCCTCGCCCGACACACCGGCCAGCCGGCGCGCGTCGTCGCCCAGTTCCCGCGCCACCGCCCGCAGCAGCTCCGGATCGACGTCGAACGGCTCCTCCACCACGTGCCCTCCCCGCCTCGGCCGGCCCCACCGGCCGGCTCCGCACGGCGACGACGCTAGGCGGAACGGCGGTGGCGTCGTCGACCCTGTGGACAACGGGCGAGGTTTTCCACAGGCGCGTTCGTGGGCCGGTTGCGGGCACCTGCCGCCGGTAGGGTGAGGCCTGATCGAGACCCGCACGCGGGCCCTCGGTCGACCGTCGGCACGGTGGTCGACACGCCGGACGGGCGGCACGACGAAACGGGACGGGGTGGCATGAGACCGGTGTGGCGGGTCGCTGACGTTCGCGCGGCGGAGGCGGGTCTGATGGCCACCCTCCCGGCCGGGGCGTTGATGCACCGGGCCGCGGCCGGGCTGGCCCGGCGGTGCGCGCTGCTGCTCGGCGACCGGGGCGGCGTCTACGGCGCCCGGGTCCTGCTGCTGGTCGGCTCCGGCGACAACGGCGGCGACGCGCTCTACGCGGGCGCGCACCTGGCCCGCCGGGGCGTCGCGGTCGCGGCGCTGCTCCTCACCCCCGGGCGGGCGCACGCCGACGGTCTGGCCGCGCTGCGTGCCGCCGGCGGGCGGGTGGTCGACCGGCCGCCCGCCGTGGTCGACCTGGTGCTCGACGGCATCGTGGGCATCGGCGGCACCGGTGGTCTGCGGGAGACCGCCGAGCAGCTCGCGGCGAGCCTGGCCGAGCGTTGTGGACGCGACGGCACGCGCGCCACGGTGGTCGCGGTGGACGTGCCGAGCGGCGTCGCGGTCGACACCGGGCACGTCCCGCTGACCGACGCCGGCCGGCCCTGCGCCGTCCGCGCCGACGTGACCGTGGCCTTCGGCGCGCTCAAGCCGGCCCTGGTGGTCGGCCCGGCCGCCGCGCTGGCCGGGCAGGTCGAGCTGGTCGACATCGGGCTGACGCCGTGGCTGCGCGGCTCGCCCGCGCTCCGGGTGACCGAGTGGTCGGACGTGGTCGACTGGTGGCCCGCGCTCGGCCCGGCGTCGGAGAAATACTCGCGGGGCGTGGTCGGGGTGGCCACCGGGTCGGCCACCTATCCGGGCGCGGCGGTGCTCTCGGTCGGCGGTGCGCTGGCCGGTCCCACCGGCCTGGTCCGCTACGCCGGGGGCGCCCGCGCCGAAGTGGTCCACCAGCACCCGTCGGTGATCGCCACCGGCCGGGTCGCCGACGCCGGCCGGGTGCAGGCCTGGGTCTGCGGGTCCGGGCTCGGCACCGGCGAGGAGTCCGCCGCCGAGCTGCGCGCGGTGCTGGCCGCGCCGGTGCCGGTGGTGCTGGACGCCGACGCGTTGACCCTGCTCGTCGACGGCAAGCTGGCCGACCGGCTGCGCGGCCGGGACGCCCCGATCGTGGTGACCCCGCACGACCGGGAATACGCCCGGCTCTGCGGCGAGATGCCGGGGGAGGACCGGGTCTCGGCGGCGCTGCGGCTGGCCGCCTGGATGAACGCGGTGGTGCTGCTGAAGGGTGATCGGACGATCGTCGGCACGCCCGACGGGCGGGCGTACGTCAACCCGACCGGCACCCCGGTGCTGGCCACCGGTGGCACCGGCGACGTGCTGGCCGGGCTGCTCGGCTCGCTGCTCGCCGGCGGTCTGGCCCCCGAGCGGGCGGCCGCCGCCGCGGCGTACCTGCACGGGCTGGCCGGTCGGGAGGCGGCGCGCGGCGGCCCGGTGACCGCACCCGACGTGGCCGCCGCGTTGCGCCCGGTGCTGGCCCGACTGGGCTGATCCGGGCGCGGCCCGTGACGCCGGCCGCGCGGCTCACGGCCACGATGATCACCGGCGGAAGTAGGCTGGGGGTATGTGGCAGTCGGAGGTGCGCGTCGATCTCGACGCGATCCGGGAGAACGTGGCCCGGCTCAAGGCCGGCACCAGCGCCGAGCTGATGGCGGTGGTGAAGGCCGACGGATACGGGCACGGCATGGTGCCGGCGGCCCGCGCGGCGCTCGACGCCGGGGCGGACCAGCTCGGCGTCTGCACCCTGGACGAGGCGCTCCGGCTGCGCCAGGAGGGGATCACCGCGCCGGTCCTGGCCTGGCTGCTCGATCCGGGCCTGCCGCTGCACGACGGCATCGCGGTCGGGGTCGACCTGGGCTGCGCCAGCCTTCCCCAGCTCGACGAGATGATCGAGGCGAGCCGCCGGGCCGACCGCCCGGCCCGGCTGCACCTCAAGATCGACACCGGGTTGTCCCGGGGCGGGGCCACCGTGGCCGACTGGCCCACCCTGCTGGAGGCCGCCGCGAAGGCCCAGGCCGACGGTCTGGTCGAGGTGGTCGGCGTGTGGAGCCACTTCGTGTACGCGGACTCACCCGGCCATCCCACCACCGACCGCCAGCTCGCCGTCTTCCGCGAAGGGCTGGAGATGGTGACCCGCGCCGGCCTGCGGCCCCGCTACCGCCACCTGGCCAACTCGGCGGCCACGCTGACCCGGCCGGACACCCACTTCGACCTGGTCCGTCCCGGCATCGCGGTCTACGGTCTGTCGCCGATCGCGGGCGAGCGGTTCGGCCTGCGGCCCGCGATGACGGCCCGGGCCCGGGTGATGCTGACCAAGCGGGTACCGGCCGGCACCGGCGTCTCCTACGGCCACACCTACCTCACCGAGAACGAGAGCAACCTGGCGGTGGTGCCGCTGGGCTACGCCGACGGGGTGCCCCGGCACGCCTCGAACACCGGTCCGGTGCTGCTCGCCGGCGAGCGGCGGACCATCTCGGGGCGGGTCTGCATGGACCAGTTCGTGGTCGACTGCGGCGACGACGAGGTGGCCGCCGGGGACGTGGTGACGCTGTTCGGCAGCGGCGCGGACGGTGAGCCCACCGCCGACGACTGGGCCGAGGCGGTCGGCACCATCAACTACGAGATCGTGACCCGCTTCGGTGGGGTGCGGGTGCCCCGCGTCTACGACGGCGAGCGCGTATGAACCTGCGGGTGCCCCGTCCGCGCAGCGCCGCCGGCAAGGTCGCCGGCCTGGTCGGCGCGGCCGTCGGGGTGGCCGCGGCCGGGCTCGCGGCGGGCGTGGTCAGCGAGCGGGTGCTGGTCCGCCGGCTCAAGAACGACCCCGCCGACCGGTACGCCCACGAGGTCTTCGACCAGCAGCGCTACGACGAGGCGTACGAGCTGGAGATGCCGGACGGCACCGACATCCACGTCGAGGTGGTCGAGCCGACCCGGCCGGTCCCCGGCCGTCCGACGGTCGTGCTGGTGCACGGGTTCTGCCTGGACATGGGGACCTTCCACTTCCAGCGCAAGCTGCTCACGGAGCGCGGGGACTACCGGGTGGTCGCGTACGACCAGCCGGGGCACGGCCGTTCCGGGAGGCTGGAGTCCGGCGAGTACGACCTGGTCGCGCTGGGCCGCACGTTGCGCAGGGTGCTCGACGAGGTGGCGCCGGAGGGGCCGCTGGTGCTGGTCGGGCACTCGATGGGCGGCATGACCATCATGGCGCTCGCCGAGATATACCCGGAGCTGTTCGGCGACCGGGTGGTCGGCACCGTGCTGATGGCCACCTCCGGCGGCCTGGCCGCGGAGACGAAGCTGGTGGCCCCCGCGCTGCTCGGCCGGGTCGGCGCGCCGGTGCTCTACATGATGAGCAACGCCACCCGCTACGGCGGCACGGTGATCGACAAGGCCCGCAGGTCGACGTCGAACGTGGCCTGGCTGCTCACCCGCAAGTACGGCTTCGGCACCCCGAAGCCCAGCCCGGCCCTGGTGTCGTACGTCGAGACGATGAACTCCCGCACCTCGGCCGACACCGTCACCCGCTACCTGCGCACCCTGGCCACCCACTCGCGCTTCCCGGCGCTGGCCGCGTTGGCCGGCACGCCCGTGCTGGTGATCGTGGGGGACAAGGACATGATCACGCCGGTGACGCACTCCGAGGAGATCGTCCGGCGGTTGCCGCACGCCGAGTTCGTGAAGATCCACGACAGCGGGCACGTGGTGATGCTCGAGCACGCGGACGACGTCAACGCGGCGCTGGAAAGGTTCCTGGAATCCCTGTGACGGTGGAGCTGACGACCCTCGACGACACGCACCGGTTCGGCCGCCGGCTGGCCGGCGTGCTGCGCGCCGGCGACCTGCTGCTGCTCAGCGGCCCGCTGGGGGCCGGCAAGACCGCGCTGACCCAGGGCATCGGCGCCGGCCTCGGCGTCCGCGGGGACATCACCTCGCCCACGTTCGTCATCGCCCGGGTGCACCGGCCGGATCCGGCGCGGGGCGGCCGGGTGACGCTGGTGCACGCCGACGCCTACCGGCTGGGGGAGTCCGCCGACCCGCGCGCCGAGATCGACGACCTCGACCTGGACGCCTCGGTGGACGAGGCGGTCACCGTGGTGGAGTGGGGCGAGGGGATGGTCGAGCAACTGGTCGACGCGCACCTGCGGGTGCGCATCGACCGGCGCGACGACGACACCCGGGTGATCACCCTGGAACCGGTCGGCGGCGACTGGGCGGCGAGGCTGGCGACCCTCGACTGAGCGTTGTCGTACCCGCTGCCTAGAGTCCCGGGGACGACTGCGAAAGGTTGCCGATGCCCGACGACGCCCCCGCCCTCGACCTGTTGGCGCTCCTGCCCGAGCCGTGGCGGGAGGCGATCGCCCCGCACCTCGACCCGGCCCGCACCGCGGCGCTGGCCGAGTTCGTCGCCCGGGAGTACGCGACCGCCACGGTCTTCCCCCCGCTGGAGGACCTGTTC
Coding sequences within it:
- a CDS encoding type VII secretion target, giving the protein MVEEPFDVDPELLRAVARELGDDARRLAGVSGEASEPLLVAPADGWRSGGALADLEAAVRRWSGTLAARVADTAEALRAGADGYDAVDDRAAHRLAGISR
- the alr gene encoding alanine racemase, producing the protein MWQSEVRVDLDAIRENVARLKAGTSAELMAVVKADGYGHGMVPAARAALDAGADQLGVCTLDEALRLRQEGITAPVLAWLLDPGLPLHDGIAVGVDLGCASLPQLDEMIEASRRADRPARLHLKIDTGLSRGGATVADWPTLLEAAAKAQADGLVEVVGVWSHFVYADSPGHPTTDRQLAVFREGLEMVTRAGLRPRYRHLANSAATLTRPDTHFDLVRPGIAVYGLSPIAGERFGLRPAMTARARVMLTKRVPAGTGVSYGHTYLTENESNLAVVPLGYADGVPRHASNTGPVLLAGERRTISGRVCMDQFVVDCGDDEVAAGDVVTLFGSGADGEPTADDWAEAVGTINYEIVTRFGGVRVPRVYDGERV
- a CDS encoding NAD(P)H-hydrate dehydratase produces the protein MRPVWRVADVRAAEAGLMATLPAGALMHRAAAGLARRCALLLGDRGGVYGARVLLLVGSGDNGGDALYAGAHLARRGVAVAALLLTPGRAHADGLAALRAAGGRVVDRPPAVVDLVLDGIVGIGGTGGLRETAEQLAASLAERCGRDGTRATVVAVDVPSGVAVDTGHVPLTDAGRPCAVRADVTVAFGALKPALVVGPAAALAGQVELVDIGLTPWLRGSPALRVTEWSDVVDWWPALGPASEKYSRGVVGVATGSATYPGAAVLSVGGALAGPTGLVRYAGGARAEVVHQHPSVIATGRVADAGRVQAWVCGSGLGTGEESAAELRAVLAAPVPVVLDADALTLLVDGKLADRLRGRDAPIVVTPHDREYARLCGEMPGEDRVSAALRLAAWMNAVVLLKGDRTIVGTPDGRAYVNPTGTPVLATGGTGDVLAGLLGSLLAGGLAPERAAAAAAYLHGLAGREAARGGPVTAPDVAAALRPVLARLG
- a CDS encoding alpha/beta hydrolase; translation: MSAPRSRPAPASAPDRDAPAGYAQLWRADPVAWPAAGAAWRGLAGPVRRRADGLTARVEKLRPGWTGAASTAAQRRIGELRTALTDVLPALVEADQALAEFGARLGVAKARLGAEVARAESGGLLVDRHGAVRSPPGRPVDQAGPAVVRARAGIRDALTLAGAADREAAGRLAELTTAAARGWVSVPPAWRPGPGAGPAEVSRWWAGLSPAERRWLVGREPGRVGRLDGVPVTARDQANRLLLADRREELLARRIALSRPLPAAPFEVARRARLAGVEAALRGLDGLAERLAAPGAPRAYLLGLDPAGDGRAVVALGNPDRAGAVLTYVPGMTSDLADAPAELRRAARVLQRCAAIGPGAETAAVLWLDYDAPDRLTEAAGARQAEDAGPALHRFQEGLRATHEGPPARQTVLGHSYGSVVVGTAARDHGLGADALVFVGSPGVGVDHATELRMPAGQVWAATAPDDVIRLARPPDELARRTLLAGTPLGPALAALDPHAGRLWFGEDPSGPGFGGRRFPSAPHGHTGYWDPDNPALDGMARIVLGG
- a CDS encoding alpha/beta fold hydrolase, translating into MNLRVPRPRSAAGKVAGLVGAAVGVAAAGLAAGVVSERVLVRRLKNDPADRYAHEVFDQQRYDEAYELEMPDGTDIHVEVVEPTRPVPGRPTVVLVHGFCLDMGTFHFQRKLLTERGDYRVVAYDQPGHGRSGRLESGEYDLVALGRTLRRVLDEVAPEGPLVLVGHSMGGMTIMALAEIYPELFGDRVVGTVLMATSGGLAAETKLVAPALLGRVGAPVLYMMSNATRYGGTVIDKARRSTSNVAWLLTRKYGFGTPKPSPALVSYVETMNSRTSADTVTRYLRTLATHSRFPALAALAGTPVLVIVGDKDMITPVTHSEEIVRRLPHAEFVKIHDSGHVVMLEHADDVNAALERFLESL
- the tsaE gene encoding tRNA (adenosine(37)-N6)-threonylcarbamoyltransferase complex ATPase subunit type 1 TsaE yields the protein MPVTVELTTLDDTHRFGRRLAGVLRAGDLLLLSGPLGAGKTALTQGIGAGLGVRGDITSPTFVIARVHRPDPARGGRVTLVHADAYRLGESADPRAEIDDLDLDASVDEAVTVVEWGEGMVEQLVDAHLRVRIDRRDDDTRVITLEPVGGDWAARLATLD